One segment of Micromonospora parathelypteridis DNA contains the following:
- a CDS encoding YchJ family protein has protein sequence MGKGAARRRADTTTGRACPCGSGQAYADCCAPLHGGDAQAPTAEALMRSRFSAFALGNTGYLLRSWHSSTRPAVLELDPGQRWTRLEIVETERGGLLDTAGTVTFHAHYRDAGRPGALTEHSRFVREDGRWVYLDGDQP, from the coding sequence GTGGGTAAGGGTGCGGCACGACGACGGGCGGACACGACGACGGGACGGGCCTGCCCGTGCGGCTCCGGCCAGGCGTACGCGGACTGCTGCGCCCCGCTGCACGGCGGCGACGCGCAGGCGCCGACGGCCGAGGCGTTGATGCGCTCCCGGTTCAGCGCCTTCGCCCTCGGCAACACCGGCTACCTGCTGCGCAGCTGGCACTCCTCGACCCGGCCCGCCGTCCTCGAACTGGACCCGGGGCAGCGGTGGACCCGACTGGAGATCGTCGAGACCGAGCGGGGTGGTCTGCTCGACACCGCCGGCACGGTGACGTTCCACGCCCACTACCGGGACGCGGGCCGGCCCGGCGCGTTGACCGAGCACAGCCGGTTCGTTCGTGAGGACGGCCGATGGGTCTACCTCGACGGCGACCAGCCCTGA
- a CDS encoding SGNH/GDSL hydrolase family protein, translated as MWQRYVAIGDSTTEGLDDPDGNGGYRGWADRFALAVARAQGGLEYANLAIRGRTTALIRAEQLQPALDLAPDLATVVAGMNDMLRPSFDADRIAGDIAVMQRALVEQGATVLTFTMPDPTPVMPLARPLRGRMLAYNEALRAATAQTGATMVDLGAHPIASDPRLWSDDRLHANSAGHERIAAALAYTAGLPGFDDSWTQPLPPAPRRRRGEVLGAELAWTRRHLLPWLARHLRGQSSGDDRVAKRPVPLPVSLD; from the coding sequence ATGTGGCAGCGATACGTGGCGATCGGTGACAGCACCACCGAAGGGCTCGACGACCCGGACGGCAACGGCGGCTACCGGGGCTGGGCCGACCGGTTCGCCCTGGCGGTGGCCCGCGCGCAGGGTGGTCTGGAGTACGCGAACCTGGCCATCCGTGGCCGGACCACCGCGCTGATCCGCGCCGAGCAGCTCCAGCCCGCCCTCGACCTGGCCCCCGACCTGGCCACCGTGGTCGCCGGCATGAACGACATGTTGCGCCCCTCCTTCGACGCCGACCGCATCGCCGGGGACATCGCGGTGATGCAGCGGGCGCTGGTCGAGCAGGGGGCCACCGTGCTGACGTTCACGATGCCGGATCCGACGCCCGTGATGCCCCTGGCCCGGCCGCTGCGCGGTCGGATGTTGGCGTACAACGAGGCGCTGCGGGCCGCCACCGCGCAGACCGGCGCCACCATGGTCGACCTGGGCGCCCACCCGATCGCCTCGGATCCCCGGCTGTGGAGCGACGACCGGCTGCACGCCAACAGCGCCGGCCACGAGCGGATCGCCGCCGCGCTGGCGTACACCGCGGGTCTGCCCGGGTTCGACGACTCGTGGACACAGCCGTTGCCGCCGGCACCACGGCGACGCCGCGGCGAGGTGCTCGGCGCGGAGCTGGCCTGGACCCGCCGGCACCTGCTGCCCTGGCTGGCTCGGCACCTACGCGGCCAGTCGTCCGGCGACGACCGGGTCGCGAAACGTCCGGTGCCGCTGCCGGTGTCTCTGGACTAG
- a CDS encoding magnesium and cobalt transport protein CorA: MDQRPVRDRAGRGVRALARRLLGRVEGDAPTPRRSNPDAVVDCAVYVNGRREPGQRHYADAYARARHVRDAFVWLGLHDPGPAVLAAVGRTFGLDELTVEQALADGHRPTVQRHGPVTLLVLRTAGYVEHEELTDTSEVIDTGDVMVLIGDRFAITVRHGAAGALRSVRADIERRPTLLAAGPWAVAYAVCARMVDSYLEVAGHVERDLERVEEAVFARDRRADIQHIYQLKREVVEFKRAVLPLQAPMRTLLDPDGPPRTLHRWFVDVDGRLSRAVDRVAAYDDLLTSIVQSRLAQLAVEQNNDMRKIAAWAAIAATQTGIAGIYGMNFDHMPELAWRYGYGGAVTLMAIAALILYRLFRRSGWL; the protein is encoded by the coding sequence GTGGATCAGCGACCGGTACGGGACCGGGCCGGTCGAGGCGTACGCGCCCTGGCCCGTCGACTACTCGGCCGGGTCGAGGGAGACGCCCCCACCCCACGCCGGTCCAACCCGGACGCCGTCGTCGACTGCGCCGTCTACGTCAACGGCAGACGCGAGCCCGGCCAGCGGCACTACGCCGACGCGTACGCCCGCGCGCGGCACGTCCGCGACGCGTTCGTGTGGCTGGGGTTGCACGACCCCGGCCCGGCCGTGCTCGCCGCGGTCGGCCGAACCTTCGGCCTCGACGAGCTGACCGTCGAACAGGCGCTCGCCGACGGGCACCGGCCCACCGTGCAGCGCCATGGACCGGTCACGCTGCTGGTGCTGCGCACCGCCGGGTACGTGGAGCACGAAGAGCTGACCGACACCTCCGAGGTGATCGACACCGGGGACGTGATGGTGCTGATCGGCGACCGGTTCGCCATCACCGTCCGGCACGGCGCCGCCGGGGCGCTACGCAGCGTCCGCGCTGACATCGAGCGCCGACCCACCCTGCTGGCCGCCGGACCATGGGCGGTGGCGTACGCGGTCTGCGCCCGGATGGTCGACTCCTACCTGGAGGTGGCCGGACACGTGGAGCGCGACCTGGAACGGGTCGAGGAGGCCGTGTTCGCCCGCGACCGAAGGGCCGACATCCAGCACATCTACCAGCTCAAGCGGGAGGTGGTGGAGTTCAAACGGGCGGTCCTGCCATTGCAGGCACCCATGCGTACGCTGCTCGACCCCGACGGCCCGCCACGCACCCTGCACCGCTGGTTCGTCGATGTGGACGGCCGGCTGAGCCGGGCGGTCGACCGGGTGGCCGCGTACGACGACCTGCTCACCTCGATCGTCCAGTCGCGACTGGCCCAGCTCGCCGTGGAACAGAACAACGACATGCGCAAGATTGCCGCGTGGGCGGCCATCGCGGCCACCCAGACCGGCATCGCTGGCATCTACGGCATGAACTTCGACCACATGCCCGAGCTGGCCTGGCGCTACGGCTACGGGGGCGCGGTGACCCTGATGGCGATCGCCGCCCTGATCCTGTACCGCCTGTTCCGCCGCTCCGGCTGGCTCTGA
- a CDS encoding class F sortase, whose translation MVALLGVTGLGLITVGLTADPAQPPRPPADAPRRTHPAPDLAPLPRAAPVRVQIPTIGVRAEVVPVGANAAGVLEVPPLDRPTLAGWYRHGVSPGETGNAVLVGHVDSPAGPAVFFDLGRLRTGEQIQITRADTQVTTFTVDDVRAYPKDRFPSALVYGPADAAGLRLITCGGRFDAATGNYVDNVVVFATRTA comes from the coding sequence GTGGTGGCCCTGCTCGGCGTGACCGGGCTGGGACTGATCACCGTCGGCCTCACCGCCGACCCGGCACAGCCTCCACGGCCGCCGGCCGACGCGCCGAGGCGCACCCACCCCGCACCGGACCTGGCACCGCTGCCGCGCGCCGCCCCGGTCCGGGTGCAGATCCCCACCATCGGCGTACGCGCGGAGGTCGTCCCGGTCGGCGCGAACGCCGCCGGGGTGCTGGAGGTGCCACCACTGGACCGGCCCACCCTCGCCGGCTGGTACCGGCACGGGGTCAGCCCCGGCGAGACCGGCAACGCCGTCCTGGTGGGACACGTGGACTCACCAGCCGGCCCGGCGGTCTTCTTCGACCTCGGTCGGCTGCGCACCGGCGAGCAGATCCAGATCACCCGCGCCGACACACAGGTCACCACCTTCACCGTGGATGACGTCCGCGCGTACCCCAAGGACCGCTTCCCCTCCGCGCTGGTCTACGGCCCGGCCGACGCCGCCGGGCTACGCCTGATCACCTGTGGCGGCCGGTTCGATGCCGCGACCGGCAACTACGTCGACAACGTCGTCGTCTTCGCCACCCGCACCGCCTGA
- a CDS encoding ArsR/SmtB family transcription factor, giving the protein MDEAFRALADPSRRRLLDRLNERNGQTLRELCDGLMTTRQAVSKHLSVLEAANLVTTARRGREKLHYLNAAPINAIADRWLSRYDRERAAALADLTTALERQPMESPTFTYTTYVTTTPQRLWAALTEPAFTRRYWGGVALVSDWQVGSPVLWQDAPGDEPRDLGQRVLIAEPHRRLSYSWHGFQPEHAAHFGWSPEDLAARLGERRSKVSFEIEPHGASVVRLTVIHDDFSADSEMHRAISGQLDGSGGWPELLASLKTLVETGEPVPAQPAG; this is encoded by the coding sequence ATGGACGAGGCGTTTCGGGCGTTGGCCGATCCCAGTCGGCGTCGGCTGCTCGATCGGCTCAACGAGCGCAACGGCCAGACCCTGCGCGAGCTTTGTGACGGGCTGATGACGACCCGACAGGCGGTCAGCAAGCACCTGTCGGTGCTGGAGGCAGCCAATCTCGTCACGACCGCGCGGCGCGGCCGGGAAAAGCTGCACTACCTCAACGCCGCCCCGATCAACGCCATCGCCGACCGGTGGCTCAGCCGCTACGACCGCGAGCGGGCGGCAGCGCTCGCGGACCTGACCACAGCATTGGAGCGCCAACCCATGGAGAGCCCCACGTTCACCTACACCACCTACGTCACCACCACCCCGCAACGCCTGTGGGCCGCGCTCACCGAGCCGGCATTCACCCGCCGCTACTGGGGTGGAGTCGCCCTGGTGTCGGACTGGCAGGTCGGGTCACCGGTGCTGTGGCAGGACGCGCCGGGCGACGAGCCTCGTGACCTCGGCCAGCGCGTGCTGATCGCCGAGCCGCATCGTCGCCTGTCCTACAGCTGGCACGGCTTCCAGCCCGAACACGCCGCGCATTTCGGCTGGTCCCCCGAGGACCTGGCCGCCCGGCTCGGCGAGCGCCGGTCGAAGGTGAGCTTCGAGATCGAGCCGCACGGCGCGTCGGTCGTCCGGCTGACCGTCATTCACGACGACTTCTCCGCCGACAGCGAGATGCACCGGGCGATCAGCGGCCAGCTCGACGGCAGCGGCGGCTGGCCCGAGCTGCTGGCCAGCCTCAAGACCCTGGTGGAGACCGGCGAGCCGGTCCCCGCGCAACCCGCCGGCTGA
- a CDS encoding MFS transporter — MRRDTEAGLGTVFARLWAASTLSALGSGLATVAAPLFVASRTSDPLVVAGASAVAWLPWLLFALPGGVLVDRMDRRRLMIVIDLVRVVALAVLATAILTGHGGVALLYAVLFLVNTGEIVFRAASQAMVPSVVPRHRLERANGWLSGGATLMHSMLAGPLGGFLFALSAGSPFLVNAVTYALSAVLVALIAGDFRAAATDVGVRRSMRGEIAEGLRWLAQQRLLRTMAVLIGLLNVTLTAALAVLVLLAGERLRLGSVGYGLLFTCMACGGVLGALLGDRIIAWISPTWTIRVGLLIEAGLHLALAASRSTIVVGVALFAFGVHGALWNIVANSLRQRLTPAALQGRVASTTLFVAAGGNCVGALLGGVLAARFGITAPYWVGLVVAIGVSVATWRVFNRAAVAHAYTDPPPVESPAPVA, encoded by the coding sequence GTGAGACGGGACACGGAGGCTGGTCTGGGCACGGTGTTCGCCCGGCTCTGGGCGGCCAGCACCCTCTCGGCCCTGGGCAGCGGCCTGGCCACCGTCGCCGCGCCCCTCTTCGTCGCCTCGCGTACCTCCGATCCGCTCGTGGTGGCCGGGGCGTCCGCCGTGGCGTGGCTGCCCTGGCTGCTCTTCGCCCTGCCCGGCGGGGTGCTGGTGGACCGGATGGACCGCCGCCGCCTGATGATCGTCATCGACCTGGTCCGGGTGGTCGCGCTCGCCGTTCTGGCCACCGCGATCCTCACCGGCCACGGCGGGGTGGCGCTGCTGTACGCGGTGTTGTTCCTGGTCAACACCGGGGAGATCGTGTTCCGCGCGGCGAGTCAGGCCATGGTGCCGAGCGTGGTGCCACGGCACCGCCTGGAGCGCGCCAACGGTTGGCTCAGCGGTGGCGCCACCCTCATGCACAGCATGCTCGCCGGCCCGCTCGGTGGCTTCCTGTTCGCGCTCTCGGCGGGCAGCCCGTTCCTCGTCAACGCCGTCACGTACGCCCTCAGCGCGGTGCTGGTGGCGCTGATCGCTGGCGACTTCCGGGCCGCCGCAACCGACGTCGGCGTACGCCGCTCGATGCGCGGCGAGATCGCCGAGGGGCTTCGCTGGCTGGCCCAGCAGCGGTTGTTGCGCACGATGGCCGTGCTGATCGGCCTGCTCAACGTGACCCTCACCGCCGCGCTTGCCGTGCTGGTGCTGCTCGCCGGCGAGCGGCTACGACTCGGGTCTGTCGGGTACGGGTTGCTGTTCACCTGCATGGCCTGCGGTGGGGTGCTCGGCGCGCTCCTCGGCGACCGGATCATCGCCTGGATCAGCCCCACCTGGACGATCCGGGTCGGTCTGCTGATCGAGGCGGGGCTGCACCTGGCGTTGGCCGCTTCCCGTAGCACCATCGTGGTCGGGGTCGCGCTCTTCGCCTTCGGTGTGCACGGCGCGCTGTGGAACATCGTGGCGAACTCCCTGCGCCAACGACTCACCCCGGCGGCCTTGCAGGGGCGGGTGGCCAGCACGACCCTCTTCGTGGCGGCGGGCGGCAACTGCGTGGGTGCTCTGCTCGGCGGGGTGCTCGCCGCCCGCTTCGGCATCACCGCGCCGTACTGGGTCGGGTTGGTGGTGGCGATCGGTGTCTCCGTCGCCACCTGGCGGGTCTTCAACCGCGCGGCTGTCGCGCACGCCTACACCGACCCGCCCCCGGTCGAGTCGCCCGCCCCGGTGGCCTGA
- a CDS encoding lycopene cyclase family protein produces the protein MTDSAPLDVDLALLGGGGAASLLLAALDRHGVRDLRIAVVDPVRRRGQDRTWAFWGHPDVDLDPLLSASWQQVEVATETRRRVLDLTPLRYAMLRSGPVYDRAAEAERRLDVTRIVAPADTLTDDGTRVVVRVGDGQTVRAGWVLDSRPRPPARAGRTTWLQHFRGWWLEADRPTFDAARAVLMDFRTPQPPRGVSFGYVLPVSDRYALVEYTEFSPVLLSDAGYDAALAGYRNLLGLDPARLRVREVENGVIPMTDAPFPPRPSPRVVRLGTAGGATRPSTGFTFSAMYRQADQVARALAAGRAPVPAAAYPRRHRWMDAVALRALDRGGVGGPEFFDRLFDRNPAERVLRFLDGVTTPAEEVAIMNSTRLLPMIAATAGDAAHRVRDRLRPSRPAPAIPAAVARATPEDTVRDRSG, from the coding sequence GTGACCGACTCCGCGCCGCTCGACGTCGACCTCGCGCTGCTCGGCGGCGGCGGCGCGGCGTCGTTGCTGCTCGCCGCACTGGACCGGCACGGCGTCCGCGACCTGCGGATCGCCGTCGTCGACCCGGTGCGCCGACGCGGTCAGGACCGCACCTGGGCGTTCTGGGGTCACCCGGACGTCGACCTGGACCCACTGCTCAGCGCGAGCTGGCAGCAGGTCGAGGTGGCCACGGAGACGCGGCGCCGCGTCCTGGACCTGACCCCGCTGCGGTACGCCATGCTCCGCTCCGGCCCGGTCTACGACCGGGCGGCCGAGGCCGAGCGCCGGCTCGACGTCACCCGGATCGTCGCCCCCGCCGACACGCTGACCGACGACGGCACGCGGGTGGTGGTGCGCGTCGGCGACGGGCAGACCGTACGGGCCGGCTGGGTGCTCGACTCCCGCCCCCGCCCACCGGCGCGGGCGGGGCGGACGACCTGGTTGCAGCACTTCCGTGGCTGGTGGCTGGAGGCCGACCGGCCCACGTTCGACGCGGCGCGTGCCGTGCTGATGGACTTCCGCACCCCGCAGCCGCCCCGGGGCGTGTCCTTCGGGTACGTGCTGCCGGTGAGCGACCGTTACGCGCTGGTCGAGTACACCGAGTTCTCGCCGGTTCTGCTCAGCGACGCCGGGTACGACGCCGCGCTGGCCGGCTACCGAAACCTGCTCGGGCTCGATCCGGCCCGGCTGCGGGTGCGCGAGGTGGAGAACGGCGTGATTCCGATGACCGACGCGCCGTTCCCGCCCCGGCCCTCACCCCGCGTGGTCCGGCTCGGCACGGCTGGTGGTGCGACCCGTCCGTCCACCGGCTTCACCTTCTCCGCCATGTACCGCCAGGCCGACCAGGTGGCCCGCGCCCTCGCGGCGGGCCGAGCGCCGGTGCCGGCGGCGGCGTACCCGCGCCGGCACCGGTGGATGGACGCGGTGGCCCTGCGGGCGTTGGACCGTGGCGGGGTGGGCGGACCCGAGTTCTTCGACCGGCTCTTCGACCGCAACCCGGCCGAGCGGGTGCTGCGCTTCCTCGACGGCGTCACCACCCCGGCCGAGGAGGTCGCGATCATGAACTCGACCCGGCTGCTGCCGATGATCGCCGCCACCGCTGGCGACGCGGCGCACCGTGTCCGCGACCGGCTGCGCCCCAGCCGGCCGGCGCCGGCCATCCCGGCGGCGGTGGCACGCGCTACGCCGGAAGACACCGTGCGCGACAGGTCCGGGTAG
- a CDS encoding ABC transporter ATP-binding protein, with product METTTVTVTATAVALRGISRTYGRGAAAVRAVDDVTIDFPRGGWTAVMGPSGSGKSTLLHCAAGLERVDAGQVLLGGTDITAAGDRELTALRRTRVGFVFQGFNLIGSLTAEQNVALPLRLAGQRPSRSVVRDTLAAVGLADRARHRPRELSGGQQQRVAIARAMVTRPEVLFADEPTGALDSTAARTALNLLRAMADGGQSIVMVTHDPGAAARADAVVFLRDGRIVDRLVGAGPRAVADRLATLEQ from the coding sequence ATGGAGACAACCACTGTCACGGTGACGGCCACCGCGGTGGCGCTGCGCGGAATCAGCCGGACCTACGGCCGGGGAGCAGCCGCCGTGCGAGCAGTCGACGACGTGACGATCGACTTCCCGCGCGGCGGCTGGACGGCCGTCATGGGCCCGTCCGGGTCCGGCAAGTCGACGCTGCTGCACTGCGCGGCCGGGCTGGAGCGTGTCGACGCGGGACAGGTGCTGCTCGGCGGGACCGACATCACCGCCGCCGGCGATCGGGAGCTGACGGCCCTGCGTCGTACCCGGGTCGGCTTCGTGTTCCAGGGGTTCAATCTCATCGGCTCGCTGACCGCCGAACAGAACGTCGCCCTGCCGCTGCGCTTGGCCGGCCAACGTCCGTCGCGGTCGGTGGTCCGCGACACGCTCGCCGCGGTGGGCCTGGCCGACCGGGCCCGGCACCGGCCGCGTGAGCTCTCCGGCGGGCAGCAGCAGCGGGTGGCGATCGCCCGCGCGATGGTGACCCGGCCCGAGGTGCTGTTCGCCGACGAGCCGACCGGCGCGCTGGACTCGACCGCCGCCCGCACCGCGCTGAACCTGCTGCGCGCGATGGCCGACGGCGGCCAGAGCATCGTGATGGTGACCCACGACCCGGGTGCGGCCGCCCGCGCGGACGCGGTGGTGTTCCTCCGTGACGGGCGCATCGTCGACCGGTTGGTCGGCGCCGGGCCGCGCGCGGTCGCGGACCGGCTCGCGACGTTGGAGCAGTGA
- a CDS encoding FtsX-like permease family protein, producing MLGMSRAGVAERFPVLVGAVLSVSLGVALVQSSLLLLISAATLVPPEGLDPAERMRFDDNATAAVAVLGVVMGAATFLGGFIVSSTFAFTVTQRRRDLALLRLAGGSRRQVRRLLLGEAVLLGSLGAAVGIPAGLGVMAIQTRLLVSAGFVPHGFTGEWRSWILAVSLGTGVVLALGGALVAARRAGQVRPLEALRDTGASARVMTASRWIAGLLFTGGAAAMVIVAPHAGAAGGQAVVMNIAMPAVVALAAFSPFLVPLLGRLVPTGAGVAAGLARANLRDDRRRSASVAAPLIVLVGLVFGNAGAGTSIQTSAVAELRERTRADLVVDGTGPIGAAVAAVPGVAAASTEASIPAIVRTGHGEDIESEGASALVIDPASYLAAHPGSDAVARLSGRGVAAGPGGGVPQRGTVRVGLPGTDLGELPVLASVPETLSGGAGLLLPPDVVPPALLADAPTRSFVSLAPDADPAAVAAALAAIGTVSDLDSWLRADAKNRASTNDKVMLIVLGLGGLYALIGVVNSVVIGAATRRREFATARVTGLGRGQVVGSALLEAVAVAAAGIVLGGLAAGSTFVGVLGITEAVTGTATLDLPWTLVAVVVGAALMATATASVVTSWVATRPAPITLMGAEE from the coding sequence ATGCTGGGCATGAGCCGCGCCGGCGTGGCCGAACGCTTCCCCGTCCTCGTCGGCGCCGTGCTGTCGGTGTCTCTCGGCGTGGCGCTGGTGCAGTCATCGCTGCTGCTGCTCATCTCGGCGGCGACGCTCGTCCCGCCGGAGGGCCTCGACCCGGCCGAGCGGATGAGGTTCGACGACAACGCGACCGCGGCGGTGGCGGTCCTCGGCGTGGTGATGGGCGCCGCCACGTTCCTCGGCGGGTTCATCGTCAGCTCGACGTTCGCGTTCACCGTCACGCAGCGCCGCCGCGACCTCGCGTTACTGCGTCTGGCCGGTGGAAGCCGTCGGCAGGTGCGCCGCCTGCTGCTCGGCGAGGCGGTGCTGCTCGGCAGCCTCGGCGCGGCGGTCGGGATCCCCGCCGGGCTGGGGGTGATGGCGATTCAGACCCGGCTGCTCGTCTCCGCCGGCTTCGTGCCCCACGGGTTCACCGGCGAATGGCGGTCCTGGATCCTGGCCGTCTCGCTGGGGACGGGCGTCGTGCTGGCCCTCGGAGGCGCGCTGGTCGCCGCCAGGCGGGCCGGTCAGGTCCGCCCGCTGGAGGCGCTGCGGGACACCGGTGCGTCCGCGCGCGTCATGACGGCGAGCCGGTGGATCGCCGGCCTGCTGTTCACCGGCGGCGCGGCCGCCATGGTGATCGTCGCCCCGCACGCCGGGGCGGCCGGCGGGCAGGCCGTCGTGATGAACATCGCCATGCCGGCCGTGGTGGCCCTCGCCGCGTTCTCGCCGTTCCTCGTGCCGCTGCTCGGTCGCCTCGTCCCCACCGGGGCCGGGGTGGCGGCCGGACTCGCCCGGGCGAACCTGCGCGACGACCGCCGGCGCAGCGCGTCGGTGGCCGCGCCGCTGATCGTGCTCGTCGGGCTGGTCTTCGGCAATGCCGGCGCCGGCACGTCCATCCAGACTTCGGCCGTCGCCGAGTTGCGGGAAAGGACCCGGGCGGACCTGGTGGTCGACGGGACCGGCCCGATCGGTGCCGCCGTCGCGGCGGTGCCCGGCGTGGCAGCGGCGTCCACCGAGGCGTCGATCCCCGCGATCGTCCGGACCGGACACGGCGAGGACATCGAGTCGGAGGGCGCGTCGGCGCTCGTCATCGACCCCGCGTCCTACCTCGCCGCTCACCCGGGCAGCGACGCGGTCGCCCGGCTGAGCGGGCGGGGCGTGGCCGCTGGCCCCGGCGGCGGGGTGCCGCAGCGGGGCACGGTACGCGTCGGCCTCCCCGGCACCGATCTGGGCGAGCTGCCGGTGCTCGCGTCGGTTCCCGAGACGCTCAGCGGCGGCGCGGGGCTGCTCCTGCCCCCCGACGTCGTACCGCCCGCCCTGCTGGCCGACGCACCGACGAGGTCGTTCGTGTCCCTGGCGCCCGACGCTGACCCGGCGGCCGTGGCCGCGGCACTCGCGGCGATCGGCACGGTGTCCGATCTGGACTCCTGGCTCCGCGCCGACGCGAAGAACCGTGCCTCCACCAACGACAAGGTGATGCTGATCGTGCTCGGCCTGGGTGGGCTGTACGCGCTCATCGGCGTCGTCAACTCGGTGGTGATCGGGGCGGCCACGCGTCGACGGGAGTTCGCCACCGCACGCGTCACCGGGCTCGGGCGCGGACAGGTGGTCGGCTCGGCGCTGCTGGAGGCGGTCGCGGTCGCGGCGGCCGGCATCGTTCTCGGCGGGCTCGCCGCCGGATCCACGTTCGTCGGGGTGCTGGGCATCACCGAGGCCGTCACCGGGACAGCCACCCTCGACCTGCCGTGGACGCTCGTCGCGGTGGTCGTCGGGGCCGCTCTGATGGCGACGGCGACGGCGAGCGTCGTGACCTCGTGGGTCGCCACCCGCCCAGCGCCGATCACGCTGATGGGCGCCGAAGAGTAG
- the rnhA gene encoding ribonuclease HI — protein sequence MVDAAAGRGVQIWTDGACSGNPGPGGWGALLRYGDHERELCGGEATPTTNNRMELMAAIQALESLNRPVTVELHTDSTYVRNGITSWLASWKRNGWLTAAKQPVKNADLWQRLEAACERHQVTWLWVKGHNGHPENERADGLANKGMTEARSAAPARR from the coding sequence ATGGTGGACGCGGCGGCCGGCAGGGGCGTGCAGATCTGGACCGACGGGGCGTGCAGTGGCAACCCCGGGCCGGGCGGCTGGGGTGCGCTGCTGCGCTACGGCGACCACGAGCGGGAGTTGTGCGGCGGCGAGGCCACGCCCACCACCAACAACCGGATGGAACTGATGGCGGCCATCCAGGCGTTGGAGAGCCTGAACCGGCCGGTCACCGTGGAGTTGCACACCGACAGCACGTACGTGCGCAACGGCATCACCAGTTGGCTGGCGTCGTGGAAGCGCAACGGCTGGCTGACGGCCGCGAAGCAGCCGGTGAAGAACGCCGACCTGTGGCAGCGGCTGGAGGCGGCCTGCGAGCGCCACCAGGTCACCTGGCTGTGGGTCAAGGGGCACAACGGGCACCCGGAGAACGAGCGGGCCGACGGGCTGGCCAACAAGGGCATGACCGAGGCACGTTCGGCCGCACCGGCCCGCCGCTGA
- a CDS encoding preprotein translocase YidC produces MGYRKRDGELPGDPQHSEDEAGQVPLVQVEADTEVPAPADTDVRPDIVTEDDNSGVAGGSSGSSGGGSSMPGHPDATR; encoded by the coding sequence GTGGGCTACCGAAAGCGCGACGGTGAGCTGCCGGGCGACCCGCAGCACAGCGAGGACGAGGCTGGCCAGGTGCCGTTGGTGCAGGTCGAGGCGGATACCGAGGTGCCCGCGCCGGCCGACACCGACGTACGGCCGGACATCGTGACCGAGGACGACAACTCGGGTGTCGCCGGCGGTTCGTCCGGCAGCAGCGGCGGCGGATCCAGCATGCCGGGCCACCCGGACGCGACCCGCTGA
- a CDS encoding pentapeptide repeat-containing protein translates to MSPNPAPPSAQLRADCARCFGLCCVVPAFAASADFAIDKPAGQPCPNLRPDHRCGIHDDLRQRGFPGCTVFDCFGAGQQVAQVTFGGRDWHDAPETLPAMAEAFAVLRPLHELLWYLTEAAALPLPADLSVELERARAETATLTEGDPAQLRTLDVVAHRDRVNPLLSRASDAVRSPGGADHRGAQLFGADLRRVDLRRANLRGALLIGADLRGADLSLADVTGADLRGADLRAADLRTTLFLHQAQLDAARGDARTELPAALTRPAHWTALPLTPLRQPSRANAPARRGRRR, encoded by the coding sequence GTGTCGCCCAACCCCGCACCGCCATCGGCGCAGCTTCGCGCCGACTGCGCGCGCTGCTTCGGGCTGTGCTGCGTGGTGCCCGCCTTCGCCGCGTCGGCGGACTTCGCCATCGACAAGCCGGCCGGGCAGCCCTGCCCCAACCTGCGCCCGGACCACCGCTGCGGCATCCACGACGACCTGCGGCAACGCGGGTTCCCCGGCTGTACGGTGTTCGACTGCTTCGGTGCCGGTCAGCAGGTCGCCCAGGTCACCTTCGGCGGACGGGACTGGCACGACGCGCCGGAGACACTGCCGGCGATGGCGGAGGCGTTCGCCGTGCTGCGGCCACTGCACGAGCTGCTCTGGTACCTCACCGAGGCGGCGGCGCTGCCCCTGCCGGCCGACCTGAGCGTCGAGTTGGAGCGGGCCCGCGCCGAGACCGCGACGCTCACCGAGGGTGACCCGGCGCAGCTGCGCACGCTGGACGTCGTCGCGCATCGGGACCGGGTCAACCCGCTGCTGTCCCGGGCCAGCGACGCGGTCCGCTCCCCCGGGGGCGCCGATCACCGGGGCGCCCAGCTGTTCGGCGCGGACCTACGCCGGGTCGACCTGCGCCGGGCCAACCTGCGTGGGGCGCTGCTGATCGGTGCCGACCTGCGCGGGGCCGACCTGAGCCTGGCCGACGTCACCGGCGCGGACCTGCGCGGGGCCGACCTGCGGGCCGCGGATCTGCGGACCACTCTCTTCCTGCACCAGGCCCAGCTGGACGCGGCCCGGGGTGACGCGCGTACCGAGCTGCCGGCGGCGCTCACCCGGCCGGCGCACTGGACGGCGTTGCCGCTCACCCCGCTACGCCAACCGTCCCGGGCCAACGCACCCGCCCGCCGGGGCCGGCGTCGCTGA